One window of the Shewanella litorisediminis genome contains the following:
- the torS gene encoding TMAO reductase system sensor histidine kinase/response regulator TorS: MTPPSLSFSSLSGRLILAFVLLCALLLLLVSLGSVSLQWVRQADHMLYERSLPASDAARELVQSAAALTENTQLLARVSEENQRELIGRKLSIETANLLSAAEKLRSLGVDAAGVEASNSLGRDSAEIVSALAELGNRVGRKLSLLNTLSEQASSLAIASANARELVQAELAVVDAAILAKLSQAYPQQAGQARSARLLDDIIETDLDIQSQLQRALSLINRIALVAELADEGSESGLPLGDILGEGATDGAVENGLWPLKRVSQLVRDPVRRASLEEESRRLLGVGEMLKLRADFLTASRASNSLQQLLQDKLFGLSQRLDRALQTQGAKALEARKDYLRQLSWAGVGLWGTGFAMLLIILLVSYRVIYKGIAVRLGEATAAMHSLARGNTDISLDSHGDDELTAMAEAIEAFKAKTIRNQELSDELKQSARELASHKAALEVKVIERTAELASARETAENANQAKSRFLATMSHEIRTPLNGLMGTLELLDKDKNLSEAQHQLLGLSRYSAVLLQTLLSDILDFSRLEKGQLKAQPAPVDLPRLLDEVMSLMLAGASLAGLRLELLAPDVPQYVSLDGPKLRQVLLNLLGNAIKFTQRGSVVLEVGAQGARLHFSVTDTGVGMDEATRQRLFIPYETGDVQGRARGTGLGLAISRELVCLMDAADEACGTWDEGGIRVESQQGVGSCFSFSLPVVHCNAPAEAAVQSFVAAPPRRVLLVEDNQVNALVARGYLATLGHDASWARDLAEAQHLLASEQFDALMLDMQLPDGDGQSLLPLLPAGILLAAFTAQVDSDAVAGYQEAGIETVLAKPLSLAALGHWLGDASLPQAPLMQAPLTQAPPISTAHTSGRAFEAFSCDLLNTEQLKLDLDILGRETLDEMAQQFRSSSEEQFAAFERDVTLDVCQTRLHSLKGASASMGLAALATAAAELERALQRGEITESEWQQKRLPELRELWQASLSALADWFNAND; this comes from the coding sequence GTGACCCCTCCTTCATTGTCCTTCTCCAGTCTGTCCGGACGCCTCATTCTGGCCTTTGTGCTGCTCTGCGCCTTGTTGCTGTTGCTGGTGAGTTTGGGCTCTGTAAGCCTGCAATGGGTCAGGCAGGCCGATCACATGCTTTACGAGCGCTCTTTACCTGCCTCTGATGCGGCACGGGAGCTGGTGCAGTCTGCTGCGGCGCTCACTGAAAACACCCAGCTGCTTGCCAGGGTCAGTGAGGAAAATCAGCGGGAGCTGATTGGCCGCAAGCTTTCCATCGAAACCGCGAATCTGCTCAGCGCCGCCGAAAAGCTGCGAAGCCTCGGGGTGGATGCTGCTGGAGTGGAGGCTTCCAATTCTTTGGGACGTGACTCAGCTGAAATAGTTTCGGCCCTTGCTGAGCTTGGCAATCGGGTAGGGCGCAAGCTGTCGCTTTTGAATACGCTGAGCGAACAGGCCAGCAGCCTTGCCATTGCCAGCGCCAACGCCCGGGAACTGGTGCAGGCCGAGCTTGCGGTAGTGGACGCTGCCATTCTGGCAAAACTCAGTCAGGCCTATCCGCAGCAGGCAGGGCAAGCGCGCAGCGCCCGCTTACTGGATGACATCATAGAAACTGATCTCGACATTCAAAGTCAGCTGCAGCGTGCCTTATCCCTTATTAATCGCATAGCGCTGGTGGCGGAGCTTGCCGATGAAGGCTCTGAGTCGGGCCTGCCCCTTGGCGATATTCTGGGTGAGGGGGCAACTGATGGCGCGGTGGAAAACGGCCTCTGGCCACTTAAGCGGGTAAGCCAGCTGGTGCGCGACCCGGTGCGCCGCGCCTCTTTGGAGGAAGAATCCCGCCGCCTGCTGGGCGTGGGTGAGATGCTGAAACTCAGAGCTGATTTTTTAACGGCCAGCCGCGCGTCTAACTCATTGCAACAACTGCTGCAGGATAAGCTGTTTGGTCTAAGTCAGCGGCTTGACCGGGCGCTGCAAACCCAGGGTGCCAAGGCGCTCGAAGCCCGTAAAGACTATCTGCGTCAGCTCTCCTGGGCGGGGGTGGGACTTTGGGGCACTGGCTTTGCCATGTTACTGATTATCCTGCTTGTATCTTACCGGGTGATTTACAAGGGCATCGCGGTGCGCCTTGGTGAAGCCACCGCCGCCATGCATAGCCTGGCGAGGGGCAATACCGACATCAGCCTCGACTCCCATGGCGATGATGAACTCACCGCCATGGCAGAAGCCATCGAGGCCTTTAAAGCCAAAACTATCCGTAATCAGGAGCTTTCCGACGAGCTCAAACAGAGTGCCCGTGAACTTGCCAGTCACAAGGCGGCGCTGGAAGTCAAAGTGATAGAGCGTACCGCCGAGCTTGCCAGTGCGCGTGAAACAGCAGAAAACGCAAACCAGGCCAAGAGCCGATTCCTGGCCACCATGAGCCATGAAATTCGCACTCCGCTCAATGGCTTGATGGGTACATTGGAGCTGCTGGACAAGGATAAAAACCTCAGTGAAGCGCAGCATCAGTTGTTGGGGTTGTCGCGCTACAGTGCCGTGCTGTTGCAAACCCTGCTGTCGGATATTCTTGATTTCTCACGGCTCGAAAAAGGTCAGCTCAAGGCCCAGCCTGCGCCGGTGGATTTGCCACGGCTGCTGGATGAGGTGATGAGCCTGATGTTGGCCGGCGCCAGTCTTGCCGGGCTCAGGCTCGAGCTGCTGGCGCCTGACGTGCCGCAATATGTGAGTCTCGATGGCCCAAAACTCAGGCAAGTGCTGCTCAATCTGCTTGGCAATGCCATCAAATTCACCCAGCGCGGCTCTGTGGTGTTGGAGGTCGGCGCACAGGGGGCGAGACTTCATTTCAGTGTGACCGATACCGGCGTTGGCATGGATGAGGCGACCCGGCAGCGGCTCTTTATCCCTTATGAAACCGGTGATGTGCAGGGGAGGGCCCGAGGCACAGGGCTTGGGCTTGCCATCAGCCGCGAACTGGTGTGCCTGATGGATGCTGCTGACGAAGCGTGTGGCACTTGGGACGAGGGCGGTATTCGGGTGGAAAGCCAGCAAGGCGTTGGCAGTTGCTTCAGTTTCAGTCTGCCAGTGGTTCACTGCAATGCCCCGGCCGAGGCGGCGGTGCAGTCCTTTGTCGCCGCGCCGCCCAGGCGGGTGCTGCTGGTGGAAGACAATCAGGTCAATGCGCTGGTGGCCCGTGGGTATCTCGCCACCCTTGGCCACGATGCCTCCTGGGCGAGGGACTTGGCCGAGGCGCAGCATCTGCTTGCATCAGAGCAATTCGATGCCCTGATGCTGGATATGCAGCTCCCCGACGGTGATGGTCAGAGCCTGTTGCCCTTGCTGCCCGCCGGTATACTGCTCGCGGCCTTTACCGCTCAGGTGGATTCCGATGCGGTGGCAGGCTATCAGGAGGCAGGCATAGAGACTGTGCTTGCCAAGCCCCTGAGCCTGGCGGCCCTCGGCCATTGGCTGGGAGATGCCTCGCTGCCCCAAGCGCCACTGATGCAAGCGCCACTGACACAAGCGCCACCCATCAGCACGGCACATACCTCGGGGCGTGCTTTTGAGGCATTCAGCTGCGACTTATTGAATACCGAGCAGCTTAAGCTCGATTTGGATATTCTCGGGCGCGAAACCCTGGATGAGATGGCGCAGCAGTTTCGCTCTTCAAGTGAAGAGCAATTTGCGGCCTTTGAACGGGACGTGACCTTGGATGTGTGCCAAACACGCCTGCACAGCTTAAAGGGTGCCAGTGCCAGCATGGGATTGGCTGCGCTGGCCACCGCGGCGGCCGAATTGGAAAGGGCGCTGCAGCGCGGTGAGATAACGGAAAGTGAGTGGCAACAAAAACGCCTGCCAGAGCTCAGGGAGCTGTGGCAGGCGTCGTTGTCGGCGCTGGCGGATTGGTTCAACGCCAATGATTGA
- the torD gene encoding molecular chaperone TorD — translation MAARDMNAVRASVWQLLSSLFAKELSAERIKELAAAELWQAFAGEAELQAAAAQIRAALIAAAQHDARAGGPQVRAAARFELAADFCSAFLQNAEHCAAPYASLYLGDAGEAAGNEIATQDKAAKDKTERSLYGEKHQLMSDYLRSAGLGLADDFREPSDHLAVILALMAHLCASASLDSQRAFLESAILSWLPEFNARLGKLKLVSPLYSALGDFTLAWARLDAELLLA, via the coding sequence ATGGCCGCTCGCGACATGAATGCCGTCCGCGCCTCGGTGTGGCAGCTTCTAAGCTCACTCTTTGCCAAAGAGTTAAGCGCTGAGCGCATCAAGGAGCTTGCCGCCGCCGAACTGTGGCAGGCATTTGCCGGGGAAGCCGAGCTTCAGGCGGCGGCCGCACAAATCCGGGCTGCCTTGATTGCCGCCGCTCAACATGATGCAAGAGCAGGCGGCCCACAAGTCAGGGCGGCCGCCCGTTTCGAGCTTGCCGCCGATTTTTGCAGCGCCTTTTTGCAAAATGCCGAGCACTGCGCCGCGCCTTACGCGAGCCTGTATCTTGGTGATGCTGGCGAAGCAGCGGGGAATGAGATAGCCACCCAGGATAAAGCCGCCAAAGATAAAACCGAGCGCAGCCTCTACGGCGAAAAGCATCAGCTGATGAGTGATTATCTGCGCTCGGCGGGCCTTGGGCTTGCGGATGATTTTCGCGAGCCAAGCGATCACCTGGCGGTGATCCTTGCGCTGATGGCGCACCTGTGCGCCTCAGCAAGCCTTGATAGCCAGCGGGCGTTTCTTGAAAGCGCCATTTTAAGCTGGCTGCCTGAGTTTAACGCAAGGCTTGGCAAGCTTAAGCTTGTAAGCCCACTCTACAGTGCCCTTGGCGACTTTACCCTCGCCTGGGCAAGGCTGGATGCTGAGCTTTTACTGGCCTAA
- the torA gene encoding trimethylamine-N-oxide reductase TorA: protein MKRRDFLKGLMSASCMAIGGTSLLSPLSALAAPRGRDEWLTTGSHFGAFKIRRKNGVIAEVKPFELDQYPTDMIKGIKGLVYNPSRIRYPMVRLDFYKNGHKSNTAERGDFRFVRVTWDEALQLFKASLDEIQTKYGPSGLHAGQTGWRATGQLHSSTSHMQRAVSMHGNFVKKVGDYSTGAGQTILPYVLGSTEVYAQGTSWPLILKNTKTLILWSNDPVKNLQVGWNAETHESYAYLAELKAKVAKGEIRVISIDPVETKTQAYLGCERLYINPQTDVAMMLAIAYELYQQKLYDAEFVKSYSLGFEDFLPYLLGKADNTPKTPEWAEAICGVSATTIRDLARVMVKDRTQIMMGWCIQRQQHGEQPYWMAAVLATMIGQIGLPGGGISYGHHYSSIGVPATSAAAPGAFPRNLDEGKKPLFDSNDFKGASSTIPVARWVDAILEPGKTIDANGSRVTYPDIKMMVFSGNNPWNHHQDRNRMKQAFQKLEAVVTIDVNWTATARFSDIVLPACTTLERNDIDVYGSYANRGILAMHKMVEPLFDSLSDFEIFTRFAAILGREQEYTRGMNEMQWIEHLYNECREANKAKYPMPDFATFWKEGYVHFGEGEEWTRHADFRADPEINPLGTPSGLIEIFSRKIAAFNYDDCPGHPMWMEKKERSHGGPGSDKHPLWLQSCHPDQRLHSQMCESEEYRATYTVKGREPVYISPEDAKARGVKDGDIVRVFNDRGQLLAGAVISKRFPKGVIRIHEGAWYGPVGKDGSKEGGSEIGALCSYGDPNTLTMDIGTSKLAQACAAYTCLVDFEKFEGKVPEVSSFTGPVEVTLS, encoded by the coding sequence ATGAAAAGACGTGATTTTTTGAAAGGCCTGATGTCAGCCTCCTGCATGGCCATCGGTGGCACCAGCCTGCTTAGCCCATTAAGCGCACTGGCCGCCCCCCGCGGCCGTGACGAGTGGCTCACCACCGGCAGTCACTTTGGCGCCTTTAAAATTCGCCGCAAAAATGGCGTGATTGCCGAGGTCAAACCCTTCGAGCTCGACCAGTATCCAACGGATATGATTAAGGGCATCAAGGGGCTGGTGTACAACCCATCCCGTATTCGCTACCCCATGGTCAGGCTCGACTTTTACAAGAACGGCCACAAGAGCAATACCGCCGAGCGGGGCGACTTCCGCTTTGTGCGGGTGACCTGGGATGAAGCGCTTCAGCTCTTTAAAGCGTCGCTGGACGAAATCCAGACCAAGTATGGTCCAAGCGGCCTGCATGCCGGCCAAACCGGCTGGCGTGCAACAGGCCAGCTGCACTCCTCCACCAGCCATATGCAGCGCGCGGTGAGTATGCACGGCAACTTCGTCAAAAAGGTGGGCGACTATTCCACCGGCGCGGGCCAAACCATTCTGCCCTATGTGCTGGGTTCCACCGAGGTGTATGCCCAGGGTACCTCCTGGCCGCTTATCCTTAAAAACACCAAGACCCTGATTTTGTGGTCAAACGATCCGGTGAAAAACCTGCAGGTGGGCTGGAACGCCGAGACCCACGAGTCTTATGCGTATCTTGCCGAGCTCAAAGCGAAAGTGGCCAAGGGGGAAATCAGGGTCATCAGCATCGACCCTGTTGAAACCAAGACCCAGGCTTACCTTGGCTGCGAGCGCCTGTACATCAACCCCCAGACCGACGTCGCCATGATGCTCGCCATCGCCTATGAGCTGTATCAGCAAAAGCTGTACGATGCCGAGTTTGTGAAGAGCTACAGCCTGGGCTTTGAAGACTTTTTGCCTTATCTGCTTGGCAAAGCCGACAACACCCCCAAAACGCCGGAGTGGGCCGAGGCCATCTGCGGTGTGAGCGCCACGACCATTCGAGACCTCGCCAGGGTGATGGTGAAAGACCGCACCCAAATCATGATGGGCTGGTGTATCCAGCGTCAGCAGCACGGCGAGCAGCCTTACTGGATGGCGGCGGTGCTGGCCACCATGATTGGGCAGATTGGCCTGCCCGGCGGCGGCATCAGCTATGGTCACCACTACTCCAGCATCGGCGTGCCCGCCACCTCGGCGGCGGCTCCCGGCGCCTTCCCCCGTAACCTCGATGAAGGCAAAAAGCCGCTCTTTGACAGCAACGACTTCAAGGGCGCCAGCAGCACCATTCCGGTGGCACGCTGGGTGGATGCTATTCTCGAGCCCGGCAAAACCATCGACGCCAACGGCAGCCGGGTGACTTACCCCGACATCAAGATGATGGTGTTCTCCGGCAACAACCCCTGGAACCACCACCAGGACAGAAACCGCATGAAGCAGGCCTTCCAGAAACTGGAAGCCGTGGTCACCATCGATGTGAACTGGACCGCCACCGCCCGCTTCAGCGATATAGTGCTGCCCGCCTGCACCACCCTTGAGCGAAACGATATCGACGTATACGGCAGCTACGCCAACCGCGGCATTCTGGCGATGCATAAGATGGTGGAGCCACTGTTCGACAGTTTGTCTGATTTTGAAATCTTCACCCGTTTTGCCGCCATCCTTGGCCGCGAGCAGGAATACACCCGCGGCATGAACGAAATGCAGTGGATTGAGCACCTGTACAACGAGTGCCGTGAGGCCAACAAGGCCAAGTACCCGATGCCGGATTTCGCTACCTTCTGGAAAGAAGGTTATGTGCACTTCGGTGAAGGTGAAGAGTGGACCCGCCATGCGGATTTCCGTGCCGACCCGGAAATCAATCCGCTGGGCACCCCATCGGGCCTGATTGAAATTTTCAGCCGCAAGATTGCCGCCTTTAACTACGATGACTGCCCCGGCCACCCCATGTGGATGGAGAAAAAGGAGCGCAGCCACGGTGGCCCCGGCAGCGACAAGCACCCGCTGTGGCTGCAATCCTGCCACCCGGATCAGCGCCTGCACTCACAGATGTGCGAAAGCGAAGAGTACCGCGCCACTTACACAGTCAAGGGCCGTGAGCCCGTGTACATCAGCCCCGAGGATGCCAAAGCCCGCGGCGTAAAAGACGGCGATATAGTGCGGGTATTCAACGACCGCGGGCAGCTGCTCGCCGGTGCGGTGATTTCCAAACGCTTCCCCAAAGGCGTTATCCGTATCCACGAAGGCGCCTGGTATGGCCCCGTGGGCAAGGATGGCAGCAAAGAAGGCGGCAGCGAAATCGGCGCATTGTGCTCCTACGGTGACCCAAACACCCTGACCATGGACATTGGCACTTCCAAACTGGCACAGGCCTGTGCGGCCTACACCTGTCTGGTGGACTTTGAGAAGTTTGAGGGCAAGGTGCCCGAGGTCAGCTCATTCACAGGCCCTGTGGAGGTAACTCTGTCATGA
- the torC gene encoding pentaheme c-type cytochrome TorC, protein MKWFSSLWQTLGKPALSLSLGFIAISAFVMGIIFWGGFNTALEATNTEEFCISCHSMESKPYQELQQTVHWSNHSGVRATCPDCHVPHDWSRKIARKMEASHDVWGWLFQTVNTDEKFEAKRLEMASREWKRFDRDNSLACKNCHDYNSMKWDTMSPLAQKQMKRAAEIDQSCIDCHKGIAHKLPDMGTARAPELIAEVGSGVTPSVGESYFSALTKPLYLDATTAEEAGTLNVATKVKVLETSGKRVKVAIEGWRKRVGAGRVIYFNFGVNILSAQLSLDAAKTPDLIRTFEEKQDPMTGLMWERIEADIWTDADYLLGDIAPLWSYAKTTYSSSCSVCHTQPEEAHFDANTWPGMFQGMLAFVNMDQDTQALVQKYLQEHSATFNKDAH, encoded by the coding sequence ATGAAATGGTTCTCTTCTCTCTGGCAAACCCTCGGTAAGCCCGCACTCAGCCTGAGTCTGGGCTTTATTGCCATCAGCGCCTTTGTGATGGGCATTATTTTCTGGGGCGGCTTTAACACGGCGCTGGAAGCCACCAACACCGAAGAGTTTTGTATCAGCTGCCACAGTATGGAAAGCAAGCCCTATCAGGAGCTGCAACAGACTGTGCATTGGTCAAATCACTCCGGCGTGCGTGCCACCTGTCCCGACTGCCACGTGCCCCACGACTGGAGCCGTAAAATCGCCCGTAAGATGGAAGCCTCCCATGATGTATGGGGCTGGCTGTTCCAGACCGTCAACACCGACGAAAAGTTTGAGGCAAAGCGTCTCGAGATGGCGAGCCGCGAGTGGAAACGCTTCGATCGCGATAACAGCCTCGCCTGCAAAAACTGTCACGATTACAACTCGATGAAGTGGGACACCATGTCACCACTGGCGCAAAAGCAGATGAAACGCGCCGCCGAAATCGACCAGTCCTGTATCGATTGCCACAAGGGCATTGCCCACAAGTTGCCGGACATGGGCACCGCCCGCGCCCCTGAGCTGATTGCCGAAGTCGGCAGCGGCGTAACCCCAAGCGTGGGCGAAAGTTACTTCAGCGCCCTGACCAAGCCCTTGTATCTCGATGCCACCACCGCCGAAGAAGCCGGCACCCTGAACGTAGCCACCAAGGTCAAGGTACTGGAAACGAGCGGCAAGCGCGTCAAGGTGGCCATCGAAGGCTGGCGTAAGCGCGTGGGTGCAGGCCGGGTGATTTACTTCAACTTCGGGGTCAACATCCTCTCGGCCCAACTGTCGCTGGATGCCGCCAAAACCCCGGACCTTATCCGCACCTTCGAAGAAAAACAGGACCCCATGACGGGCCTCATGTGGGAGCGGATTGAAGCCGACATCTGGACCGATGCCGATTACCTGCTTGGCGACATTGCCCCGCTGTGGAGCTACGCCAAAACCACCTACAGCAGCAGCTGCAGCGTATGCCACACCCAGCCTGAGGAAGCGCACTTCGATGCCAACACCTGGCCGGGCATGTTCCAGGGCATGTTGGCCTTCGTCAACATGGATCAGGACACCCAGGCGCTGGTACAGAAGTACCTGCAGGAACACTCAGCCACCTTTAACAAAGATGCCCACTAA
- a CDS encoding periplasmic nitrate reductase, NapE protein, with protein sequence MSHPTQSPKENRSRELKGLGFIVFLLFPALTVTFISLYGLALWVYQAVTGVAPH encoded by the coding sequence ATGTCACACCCCACTCAATCCCCCAAGGAGAACAGAAGCCGGGAGCTTAAGGGCTTAGGCTTTATTGTTTTTCTGCTTTTTCCAGCACTTACCGTCACCTTTATCAGCCTCTACGGTTTGGCGCTCTGGGTTTACCAGGCCGTCACCGGCGTTGCACCCCACTGA
- a CDS encoding CBS domain-containing protein translates to MELLIADIMITRVVTVEMDDRLQLVKEIFDQASFHHLPVVDEDGSLSGMLSERDLLRAISPHIGAIGETNRDQETLLKRVHQVMTREPVTIAPHKSLDDASYLMLEYGIGSLPVLEDGKLVGIITWKDLLRAYSHLGHRP, encoded by the coding sequence ATGGAACTCTTGATTGCCGATATCATGATCACCCGGGTGGTCACGGTAGAAATGGATGACAGGCTGCAACTGGTGAAGGAAATCTTTGATCAGGCGAGTTTTCATCACCTGCCTGTAGTGGATGAAGATGGCAGCCTCAGCGGCATGTTGTCGGAGCGGGATCTGCTGCGCGCCATCAGCCCCCACATTGGCGCCATCGGTGAGACCAATCGCGATCAGGAAACGCTGCTCAAGCGTGTGCATCAGGTGATGACCCGCGAACCTGTGACCATAGCGCCCCATAAATCATTGGATGACGCCAGTTATCTGATGCTCGAGTACGGCATAGGATCGCTGCCGGTGCTGGAAGACGGCAAGCTTGTAGGCATCATCACCTGGAAGGACTTGCTCAGGGCCTACAGCCACCTTGGCCACCGCCCCTGA
- a CDS encoding GNAT family N-acyltransferase, translating to MIFTVDNLIDTRLPGISASRWLKRPVSAALRFLLHEEECNRIAAEFAFLQGVDFAGAVLETLNFSFTVPDSDLDNIPAKGRVVIFANHPIGSLDALAMIKLVGEIRPDIKVVANEILMAIEPLHSILLPVRNMGGGTPKQHLEAIHRHLQNDGALLIFPAGEVSRLRPNGVRDTQWQTGFLKIAQACDAPLLPMFADARNSATFYGTSMIYKPLSTLLLVKEMFRQKQRTMPIRIGELIALDALKAKDFDLKTKVTLLKNHLYRIGKNRPPLFKTQSPIARPECRAELKVALGACEHLGDTQDGKAIYLYRHQGSNPIMREIGRLREQAFRAVGEGTGKRRDIDAFDSHYLHLVLWDREALEVVGAYRFASASKLHQELGANSLYSQSLFDYADAFAPCFAEGLELGRSFVQPRYWGKRSLDYLWFGIGAFLARNPQYRYLFGPVSISGQLPLAAREMLVDFYGRYYGTKAPLAAPKQAFRLSDERRRELDALYLGLSMEDAFKRLKHTLSGMGVAVPTLYKQYTELCHEGGVSFAAFSVDPEFGHCVDGLVTVDLTHLKDKKRERYLGVHRPENAQPVLAEDEGV from the coding sequence ATGATTTTTACCGTAGATAACCTGATAGACACCCGCCTGCCCGGGATCTCGGCAAGCCGCTGGCTGAAACGCCCTGTGTCGGCTGCCCTGCGTTTTTTACTCCACGAAGAAGAATGTAACCGCATTGCCGCCGAATTCGCCTTTCTGCAGGGCGTCGATTTTGCCGGCGCTGTGCTGGAAACCCTCAACTTCAGCTTTACGGTTCCCGACAGCGACCTGGATAATATTCCGGCCAAAGGCCGGGTGGTGATTTTTGCCAATCATCCCATCGGCTCGTTGGATGCGCTGGCGATGATAAAGCTTGTTGGTGAAATTCGCCCCGACATCAAGGTGGTGGCCAACGAAATCCTGATGGCCATCGAGCCCCTCCATTCCATTCTGTTGCCGGTGCGCAACATGGGCGGTGGCACACCCAAACAGCATCTGGAAGCCATTCATCGCCATCTGCAAAACGACGGCGCCCTGCTTATCTTCCCGGCAGGAGAAGTGTCCCGGCTTCGCCCCAATGGCGTCAGGGACACCCAGTGGCAAACCGGTTTTCTGAAAATCGCCCAGGCCTGTGATGCACCGCTGCTGCCCATGTTTGCCGACGCCCGCAACTCGGCCACCTTCTACGGCACCTCCATGATCTACAAACCCCTCTCAACCCTGCTGCTGGTGAAGGAAATGTTCCGTCAGAAACAGCGAACCATGCCCATACGCATTGGTGAACTCATCGCCCTGGACGCCCTCAAGGCAAAGGACTTTGACCTCAAAACCAAGGTCACCCTGCTGAAAAACCACCTGTATCGCATCGGCAAGAACCGCCCGCCGCTGTTCAAGACCCAGAGCCCCATTGCCCGGCCAGAGTGCCGCGCAGAGCTGAAAGTGGCCCTGGGCGCCTGCGAACATCTGGGGGATACCCAGGACGGCAAAGCCATTTACCTTTACCGGCATCAGGGCTCCAACCCCATCATGCGCGAGATTGGCCGTTTGCGGGAGCAGGCCTTCCGGGCCGTGGGCGAAGGTACAGGTAAGCGCCGTGATATAGATGCCTTCGACAGCCACTACCTGCATCTGGTGCTTTGGGACAGGGAAGCACTGGAGGTGGTGGGGGCTTACCGCTTTGCCAGTGCCAGCAAGCTGCATCAGGAGCTTGGCGCCAACAGTCTTTACAGCCAAAGCCTGTTTGATTATGCCGACGCCTTCGCCCCCTGCTTTGCCGAAGGACTGGAGCTTGGCCGCAGTTTCGTGCAGCCAAGATACTGGGGCAAACGCAGTCTGGATTATCTCTGGTTTGGTATTGGCGCCTTCCTCGCCCGCAATCCCCAGTATCGCTATCTGTTTGGCCCGGTTTCCATCAGCGGCCAGCTCCCCCTGGCAGCCAGAGAGATGTTGGTGGATTTTTACGGCCGTTATTACGGCACCAAAGCACCGCTGGCGGCCCCGAAACAGGCATTCAGATTGTCTGATGAGCGCCGGCGCGAGCTGGACGCGCTGTATCTGGGGCTTTCCATGGAGGACGCCTTTAAACGCCTTAAACACACGCTGTCTGGCATGGGCGTAGCTGTGCCAACGCTCTACAAGCAGTACACGGAGCTGTGCCATGAAGGCGGCGTCTCCTTTGCTGCATTCAGCGTTGACCCGGAGTTCGGCCACTGCGTCGATGGGCTGGTGACAGTGGATCTGACCCATCTCAAAGACAAAAAACGCGAGCGATATTTGGGCGTGCATAGGCCAGAAAATGCCCAGCCGGTGCTCGCAGAGGACGAAGGAGTCTGA
- a CDS encoding UDP-2,3-diacylglucosamine diphosphatase, whose product MDTNKAASSAQRRGALGHFRCLWISDVHLGTPDCQAGPLQSLLSSYHYDKLILAGDIVDLWALKRRSYWPQSHRQLLELLLSLAEQGTDIVYVPGNHDEWFRRFHGISFRGIHIERSHRHHSRTGLDVLTIHGDDFDPEIAIGRFHVRLGDNLYDLLLWLNRALHRCRKVLGYPYWSLAGYIKARVSKAQAAISKYREVALKHCARQGADMLVCGHIHQPALIEQDSLIYANTGDWVENTTLIAETPQGNFQLLRWNHAEHRLELEQEVLLNNTRKAQIRVA is encoded by the coding sequence ATGGACACCAATAAAGCCGCTTCTTCCGCGCAGCGCCGTGGCGCACTGGGACACTTTCGTTGCCTGTGGATTTCGGATGTACATCTGGGTACGCCGGATTGCCAGGCAGGTCCCCTTCAGAGCCTGCTTTCATCCTACCATTACGACAAACTGATACTCGCCGGCGATATCGTCGATCTCTGGGCCCTCAAGCGCCGCAGTTACTGGCCCCAAAGCCACAGGCAACTGCTGGAGCTGCTGCTGTCGCTGGCAGAGCAAGGTACCGACATAGTCTATGTGCCCGGGAATCACGATGAGTGGTTTCGCCGTTTTCACGGCATCAGTTTCCGCGGCATACATATAGAGCGCAGCCACAGGCACCACAGCCGCACCGGACTCGACGTACTGACCATTCACGGTGACGACTTTGACCCCGAAATTGCCATCGGTCGTTTCCATGTGCGCCTGGGCGACAACCTCTATGACCTGCTGCTGTGGCTCAACCGGGCACTGCACCGCTGCCGGAAAGTGCTGGGCTATCCCTACTGGTCGCTGGCCGGTTACATCAAGGCCAGGGTCAGCAAGGCACAGGCCGCCATCAGCAAGTACCGTGAGGTAGCCCTCAAACACTGTGCCCGCCAGGGGGCAGACATGCTTGTCTGTGGCCATATCCACCAGCCTGCACTCATAGAGCAGGATTCATTGATTTATGCCAACACGGGCGACTGGGTAGAAAACACCACCCTGATTGCCGAGACACCCCAGGGAAACTTCCAGCTGCTCAGGTGGAACCACGCCGAGCACCGGCTGGAGCTGGAGCAGGAAGTGCTGCTCAACAACACACGCAAGGCCCAAATCAGGGTTGCCTGA